The Enteractinococcus fodinae genome has a segment encoding these proteins:
- a CDS encoding WhiB family transcriptional regulator yields MDNAQRAERSRLESQSVSRNSREVPIDWFVDPADPTAGHDLATLDDRGTAYLAAHDAITDLVTEEDTPAATVTTLHPSIGAEPEVPETLDLWQTLPGFGDTADEGQLAWQADALCAQTDPEAFFPEKGGSTRDAKKVCGSCPVKQECLEYALSNDERFGIWGGMSERERRRLRKKSL; encoded by the coding sequence ATGGACAATGCACAACGGGCGGAGCGTTCCCGCCTTGAGAGCCAATCCGTATCTCGAAATTCACGAGAGGTTCCCATTGACTGGTTCGTCGATCCGGCTGATCCCACCGCCGGTCACGACTTAGCTACCCTGGACGATCGGGGTACCGCTTATCTCGCCGCACACGATGCGATAACCGACCTGGTGACCGAGGAAGATACCCCGGCTGCTACCGTTACCACGCTGCACCCCAGCATCGGAGCCGAACCAGAAGTTCCCGAAACCCTCGACCTGTGGCAAACCCTGCCGGGATTTGGTGACACCGCCGACGAGGGCCAGCTGGCCTGGCAGGCCGATGCGCTGTGTGCCCAGACGGACCCGGAAGCATTTTTCCCAGAAAAAGGTGGCTCCACCCGCGACGCGAAGAAAGTTTGCGGGTCCTGCCCCGTCAAACAAGAATGCCTCGAATACGCGCTGTCCAATGATGAACGCTTTGGGATTTGGGGCGGCATGTCAGAACGCGAACGTCGCCGACTACGCAAGAAATCTTTATAA
- a CDS encoding GtrA family protein — MLQRLWDRIVSLVRLLWREVAKFGVVGGIGFFIDTGIFVWLITGPMDDSAVKAKIIATGVATVFSWVANRYWTFRNRRQANVMRELVLFLVMNGIGAGIQAGFVFIAKYLLGVTSAGGMVLFGNVIGLAFATVFRFIAYRLWVFTEAVEADPSTTRDHEVLTGAVPRVTSQHDVADGDDPQDRPDTG; from the coding sequence ATGCTACAACGCCTTTGGGATCGCATCGTCTCGCTCGTTCGCCTGCTGTGGCGTGAGGTTGCCAAGTTCGGTGTGGTCGGCGGCATTGGGTTTTTTATTGATACCGGGATTTTTGTGTGGCTCATTACCGGCCCGATGGATGACTCCGCGGTCAAGGCCAAAATCATCGCCACCGGGGTTGCCACCGTCTTTTCCTGGGTGGCTAACCGCTATTGGACCTTCCGGAATCGTCGGCAAGCCAACGTGATGCGCGAGCTGGTGTTGTTTCTCGTGATGAACGGCATCGGTGCCGGGATTCAGGCCGGTTTCGTGTTTATCGCCAAATACCTGCTGGGCGTTACCTCGGCCGGTGGCATGGTCTTATTTGGCAACGTCATCGGCTTGGCTTTCGCCACCGTGTTTCGGTTCATCGCCTACCGGCTGTGGGTCTTTACCGAAGCCGTGGAAGCCGACCCGTCCACCACTCGCGACCACGAAGTTCTCACGGGCGCCGTCCCGCGGGTCACATCCCAGCATGATGTCGCCGACGGCGACGACCCACAAGATCGCCCGGACACTGGCTAG
- a CDS encoding 5-(carboxyamino)imidazole ribonucleotide synthase, which produces MSFPTVGVVGGGQLARMMAPVAINLGIKLHVLAEAADVSATTAATYTVGDYTDYATLEAFAAEVDVVTFDHEHVPTEHLQRLEAAGVALAPGPGALVYAQDKLVMRRKMAELGLPQPDWRAVSSVDELLAAAEDIGYPVVLKTPRGGYDGKGVWILDSPDEAREATVWFNGDHEALLVEAKVDFRSELSAQIARSTTGQTATYPIVETIQTDGVADLVKAPAPDITDTTVAAARQAAETIANGVGVTGMLAVELFHTPNTEAGYMINELAMRPHNTGHWTQDGAITSQFEQHLRAVLGLPLGATDPIVPFTVMKNYLGADNHDLYGAFPLAMTKYPQAKVHAYGKSVRPGRKIGHVNVLATDGDLDAALAAAIDAAEIIRHGRTDY; this is translated from the coding sequence GTGTCTTTTCCAACAGTAGGTGTAGTAGGTGGCGGCCAATTAGCCCGCATGATGGCTCCGGTCGCGATAAATCTCGGAATCAAATTGCATGTCTTAGCCGAAGCAGCTGACGTCTCGGCTACGACTGCCGCAACGTATACGGTCGGTGACTATACGGACTATGCGACCCTGGAAGCTTTCGCCGCCGAGGTCGATGTGGTCACGTTCGATCACGAGCATGTCCCCACAGAGCATTTGCAGCGCTTAGAAGCAGCCGGGGTGGCCCTGGCGCCCGGTCCCGGTGCGTTGGTCTATGCTCAGGACAAATTAGTCATGCGGCGCAAGATGGCCGAACTGGGCCTCCCCCAGCCCGACTGGCGGGCGGTCTCTTCGGTTGATGAGCTGCTCGCCGCCGCCGAGGACATCGGCTACCCGGTGGTGTTGAAAACCCCACGCGGAGGCTATGACGGCAAGGGGGTGTGGATTCTTGACTCCCCCGACGAAGCACGAGAAGCCACAGTCTGGTTCAACGGCGACCACGAAGCCCTGTTGGTCGAAGCCAAGGTGGACTTCCGGTCGGAGCTCTCCGCCCAGATCGCCCGTTCGACCACCGGTCAAACCGCAACCTATCCGATCGTCGAAACCATCCAAACCGACGGGGTTGCAGACCTTGTCAAAGCACCGGCTCCCGATATCACCGACACCACAGTAGCTGCGGCACGCCAAGCGGCAGAGACGATCGCCAACGGGGTGGGTGTCACCGGCATGCTGGCCGTGGAGCTCTTCCACACCCCGAACACCGAAGCCGGCTACATGATCAACGAGTTGGCCATGCGCCCGCACAACACCGGGCACTGGACCCAAGACGGTGCGATCACCAGCCAGTTTGAACAACATCTGCGCGCCGTGCTGGGGCTCCCCCTGGGCGCTACCGACCCGATCGTGCCCTTCACAGTGATGAAAAACTACCTAGGTGCCGACAACCATGATCTCTATGGCGCGTTTCCATTAGCCATGACCAAATATCCGCAGGCCAAAGTTCATGCTTACGGCAAATCGGTGCGACCCGGACGTAAGATTGGCCACGTCAATGTCTTAGCAACCGACGGCGACCTCGATGCCGCACTCGCAGCTGCCATTGATGCGGCCGAGATTATCCGGCACGGTAGAACCGACTACTAA
- the purE gene encoding 5-(carboxyamino)imidazole ribonucleotide mutase — MGSDSDWPVMQAAAEALTEFDIPHEVQVVSAHRMPHEMIDYGTTAAERGLSVIIAGAGGAAHLPGMLASTTPLPVIGVPVKLKALDGLDSLLSIVQMPAGVPVATVSINGARNAGLLAVKMLAANTDDDAQQLREKLKDFATDLNAQAQAKGANLQAQLSGPKTD; from the coding sequence ATGGGATCGGACTCAGATTGGCCGGTCATGCAGGCCGCCGCTGAAGCGCTCACTGAATTTGATATCCCCCATGAAGTCCAGGTGGTCTCGGCCCACCGCATGCCACACGAAATGATCGACTACGGCACCACCGCAGCCGAACGCGGCCTGTCCGTCATTATCGCCGGGGCCGGTGGGGCAGCCCACCTGCCCGGCATGCTCGCCTCAACCACCCCGCTACCGGTGATCGGGGTACCGGTCAAACTCAAAGCGCTGGACGGTTTGGACTCATTGCTGTCGATTGTCCAAATGCCCGCCGGGGTCCCGGTAGCCACCGTGTCCATTAATGGAGCGCGAAACGCCGGATTGTTGGCCGTCAAAATGCTCGCTGCCAACACCGACGACGATGCACAACAGCTCCGTGAGAAGCTCAAAGACTTCGCCACCGACCTGAATGCCCAAGCACAGGCCAAGGGTGCCAACTTACAGGCTCAGCTGTCCGGACCAAAAACCGACTAG
- a CDS encoding LCP family glycopolymer transferase has product MTPTTTSSHPGKSERQIRQELNQRLRQLEYGGTGRDPLKRPGDATFAQRARRAILLIALTTLVPGGAQSVTGNHRLGRIGLTVTLINWAIIVAAIIGLFVAREFTMSLAFNPFLQSIGIFYLAALAVGWFILWLDTARIIQFVKLKRPARPLIAILLIVMTAVTSGATAYGAFLLNASTSSLGTIFGSGPAVEESDGRYNILIIGADAGEGRQGLRPDSISVASINADSGKIFLFSIPRNLQNARFASDSPLWNVYPNGYNCGDACIINSLYTDVTHNHADLYPLSEDPGAEAMMDAASGVLDLEVTGYVMIDMDGFSTLIDAMGGITVTTGGWTPYRGVRPDGQWGNAWWGPDTYTFSGDDALGFARSRKWSTDYSRIQRQQCVQQAMLSQFDVPTLLTRFEAIMGAGEQMVETSIPQSQVGSFLHLGAKSQRHDMDRLTIGPPDFEGGQFTTYPDFDQIHTRVHDLLAADGTPPTGAHLMPPVGMYLLDAETDDPTAGWDPVPTQPDGSEITEEYLMRAEDAGQTSLLTHAAETNHQCHPG; this is encoded by the coding sequence GTGACTCCCACTACCACCTCTTCCCACCCCGGGAAATCAGAGCGCCAGATCCGCCAGGAACTCAACCAGCGGCTCCGCCAACTTGAGTACGGCGGAACCGGAAGAGATCCGCTCAAGCGCCCCGGCGACGCGACGTTTGCTCAGCGCGCCAGACGTGCGATCCTGCTCATCGCGCTGACCACGCTGGTACCCGGCGGCGCACAAAGTGTCACCGGAAACCATCGGTTGGGCCGCATTGGGCTGACCGTCACGCTGATCAACTGGGCGATCATTGTCGCCGCGATCATCGGGTTGTTTGTGGCCCGCGAGTTCACCATGTCGCTGGCGTTCAACCCGTTTCTCCAATCGATCGGGATCTTCTATCTTGCTGCCCTGGCCGTGGGCTGGTTTATTTTGTGGCTGGACACGGCCCGCATCATCCAATTCGTCAAACTCAAACGACCAGCCCGGCCGCTGATTGCCATCCTACTTATCGTGATGACGGCGGTGACGTCTGGTGCGACCGCCTACGGTGCCTTTCTGCTCAACGCCTCAACCTCATCGTTGGGCACGATCTTTGGTTCCGGACCGGCCGTGGAGGAATCTGACGGGCGCTATAACATCTTGATTATTGGCGCCGATGCAGGCGAAGGCCGCCAAGGGTTACGTCCCGACTCAATTTCGGTGGCCTCAATCAATGCCGACAGCGGTAAGATCTTCTTATTCTCCATTCCCCGGAACTTACAAAACGCCCGTTTTGCCTCCGACTCACCGCTGTGGAATGTCTATCCCAACGGCTATAACTGTGGGGACGCATGCATTATCAATAGCCTGTACACCGACGTCACCCACAATCATGCAGATCTCTACCCACTATCTGAAGACCCCGGCGCCGAAGCGATGATGGACGCTGCCTCAGGCGTGTTAGATCTCGAAGTGACCGGTTACGTCATGATTGACATGGACGGGTTCTCGACCCTGATTGACGCCATGGGTGGCATCACGGTCACCACGGGTGGGTGGACCCCCTACCGCGGGGTACGTCCTGATGGACAGTGGGGCAACGCGTGGTGGGGCCCGGACACCTACACGTTCAGCGGCGACGACGCGCTAGGCTTTGCCCGGTCCCGAAAATGGTCAACTGACTACTCGCGGATTCAACGCCAGCAGTGCGTCCAGCAAGCAATGTTGAGTCAATTCGACGTCCCAACCTTGTTGACCAGGTTCGAAGCCATCATGGGTGCCGGTGAACAGATGGTCGAAACCTCCATTCCCCAATCTCAGGTTGGTAGCTTCTTGCACCTTGGGGCAAAATCTCAGCGCCACGATATGGATCGCCTCACGATTGGCCCACCGGATTTCGAGGGTGGACAGTTCACCACCTATCCAGACTTTGATCAAATCCACACACGCGTCCACGACCTGCTAGCCGCCGATGGCACCCCGCCCACCGGTGCACATCTGATGCCGCCCGTAGGAATGTATCTGCTCGACGCCGAGACCGATGATCCCACGGCGGGTTGGGATCCGGTACCCACCCAGCCCGACGGGAGCGAAATCACCGAAGAATACCTCATGAGGGCTGAAGACGCCGGCCAAACAAGTTTGTTGACGCACGCCGCAGAAACCAACCACCAGTGCCATCCGGGCTAA
- the manA gene encoding mannose-6-phosphate isomerase, class I, giving the protein MIQPSGLPPQSLYRLQAPIKNYAWGSRTLLAELTGSAPSQTPQAEMWFGTHPTTPTLVEDGTALADIADLPYLVKLLAAEQPLSIQAHPGKDLARIGFEAENAAGIPLDHPQRTYKDANHKPEMLIALSNFTAMAGFRDPADSSETFRQLGTLVNDADLASLLGTMADQLAEGNIQGVFGQLVDPDGPFWEVEGFTRAIFTAVADSGTTDPYLRNALAAARIHHDDPGALVALLMHLIELAPGQALFVPSGTIHAYVSGLGLEVMATSDNVIRGGLTVKHIDVAELEKVVSYTPANPPIIEPSVRTIDDVVVTRFTPPVTDFALTRYDLPPNTSLTITAVTPHIAVGTSGTGALSSGCETVEVTPGVGIFAPGHGGSLDLSTGGTGVTMFIASQP; this is encoded by the coding sequence TTGATTCAACCGTCTGGTTTACCTCCGCAGTCGCTGTATCGTCTTCAAGCTCCCATCAAGAACTATGCCTGGGGCTCCCGGACCCTGTTGGCTGAGCTCACCGGTTCCGCCCCATCTCAGACGCCACAGGCCGAGATGTGGTTCGGCACCCACCCCACCACCCCGACGCTGGTGGAAGACGGCACCGCACTGGCAGACATCGCAGACTTGCCCTACTTGGTGAAGCTGTTGGCTGCCGAACAGCCACTGTCGATCCAGGCGCATCCGGGCAAAGACTTAGCGCGCATTGGCTTCGAAGCCGAAAACGCCGCCGGCATTCCGCTGGATCATCCCCAACGGACCTATAAAGACGCCAATCACAAACCGGAAATGCTCATCGCCCTGTCAAATTTCACGGCGATGGCAGGTTTTCGGGATCCCGCCGATTCGTCCGAAACCTTCCGTCAGCTCGGCACGTTGGTCAACGACGCCGACCTGGCCAGCCTCCTGGGAACCATGGCCGACCAACTGGCCGAAGGCAACATTCAGGGCGTGTTTGGACAGCTGGTCGACCCGGACGGACCATTCTGGGAGGTCGAGGGCTTTACGCGGGCCATCTTCACCGCGGTAGCCGACAGCGGGACCACCGACCCATACTTACGCAACGCGCTGGCTGCCGCTCGCATACACCACGACGACCCCGGTGCGCTGGTTGCCCTGTTAATGCATTTGATTGAGTTGGCACCCGGCCAAGCACTGTTTGTCCCCAGCGGCACCATCCACGCGTATGTTTCCGGGCTGGGACTAGAAGTCATGGCAACCTCCGATAATGTCATCCGAGGCGGGTTGACGGTCAAACACATCGACGTGGCGGAATTAGAAAAAGTCGTCAGCTACACCCCGGCAAATCCACCCATTATTGAGCCTTCGGTACGGACTATTGATGATGTGGTCGTCACCCGGTTTACTCCCCCGGTGACGGATTTTGCACTGACCCGCTATGATCTGCCACCCAACACGAGTCTGACGATCACGGCCGTCACACCCCATATTGCTGTAGGGACAAGCGGTACCGGTGCCCTGAGCTCGGGCTGTGAGACCGTTGAGGTTACCCCCGGGGTTGGGATCTTTGCACCCGGTCACGGGGGCAGTTTGGATCTGTCCACGGGTGGTACCGGTGTGACGATGTTCATAGCCAGTCAGCCGTGA
- the glpX gene encoding class II fructose-bisphosphatase, with protein MTNKASAQTFKGAGAQDRNLAMELVRVTEAAAIAASEWVGFGEKNIADGAAVDAMRGFLHTVHMDGTVVIGEGEKDEAPMLYNGERVGDGQGPKVDVAVDPIDGTRLTAMGYNNALSVMAVADRGAMYDASSVFYMEKMVVGPEAADMVDLRLPIKQNLMLLSKALDKKVSQLNVCVLDRPRHEGLVREIREAGARVKFIMDGDVAGGIAAARHNTDVDILLGTGGTPEGIITACAIKATGGMIQGRLAPVDDEERQQAIDAGHDLDAILTTNDLVATDNCYFAATGITDGDLLRGTRYFSNRIETQSIVMRGQTGTVRTIEAEHRPAKWKREN; from the coding sequence ATGACGAACAAAGCTTCGGCGCAAACATTCAAAGGTGCCGGTGCGCAGGATCGCAACCTGGCCATGGAATTGGTCCGAGTGACCGAAGCTGCGGCAATCGCTGCTTCCGAATGGGTTGGCTTTGGTGAAAAGAATATCGCCGACGGCGCCGCTGTCGATGCGATGCGAGGATTTTTACACACGGTTCACATGGATGGCACCGTGGTCATCGGAGAAGGCGAAAAAGACGAAGCCCCGATGCTGTATAACGGCGAGCGGGTCGGTGACGGCCAGGGCCCGAAAGTCGATGTCGCCGTCGATCCGATTGATGGCACCCGCCTGACCGCTATGGGGTACAACAATGCGCTATCCGTAATGGCCGTGGCTGACCGTGGCGCGATGTACGACGCCTCCAGCGTGTTCTACATGGAAAAGATGGTCGTTGGGCCAGAAGCCGCCGATATGGTCGATCTGCGCTTGCCGATCAAACAGAACCTGATGCTGCTGTCCAAAGCCCTAGACAAAAAGGTCTCCCAGCTCAACGTGTGCGTCTTGGACCGCCCGCGACACGAGGGTCTGGTCCGAGAAATCCGCGAGGCCGGAGCACGCGTCAAATTCATTATGGACGGCGATGTCGCCGGTGGCATTGCCGCAGCCCGGCACAACACCGATGTCGATATTCTGCTGGGCACCGGCGGAACGCCCGAAGGTATTATCACCGCGTGTGCGATCAAAGCCACCGGCGGGATGATTCAGGGCCGGCTGGCTCCGGTTGATGATGAGGAACGCCAACAGGCTATCGACGCCGGACACGACCTCGATGCAATCTTGACCACCAACGATCTGGTGGCCACCGATAACTGCTACTTCGCAGCTACCGGTATCACCGACGGTGACTTGCTACGTGGGACCCGATATTTCTCCAACCGGATTGAGACCCAGTCGATCGTGATGCGCGGTCAGACCGGAACGGTGCGCACGATTGAAGCTGAGCACCGTCCGGCCAAATGGAAACGCGAGAACTAA
- a CDS encoding DUF4245 family protein yields the protein MSQSAKAMTYSVLATLAIVAGFIALTPQEDRQFEPGVDVAAAEAEVDTVAAFTPATVNAPETWRANYARWHSGAMDDIPAWTVGYLTENDEFFGIAQTANATGAWIDDTINPVGEPTETTVANHPVTRWVGADEHIYYVAEFEQPAVDMSDRPVELTEPSDTMTLILSGSMDEDELRQLAAEVLNQYR from the coding sequence ATGAGCCAAAGCGCCAAGGCCATGACCTACTCGGTGCTGGCCACCTTAGCCATCGTCGCGGGTTTTATCGCGCTCACCCCGCAAGAGGATCGCCAGTTTGAACCCGGTGTCGATGTCGCAGCCGCCGAAGCAGAAGTCGACACGGTTGCCGCCTTCACCCCGGCCACCGTCAACGCGCCCGAAACGTGGCGAGCCAACTATGCTCGCTGGCATTCCGGTGCGATGGATGACATTCCAGCCTGGACCGTCGGCTATTTGACCGAGAACGACGAGTTCTTCGGGATTGCCCAAACCGCCAATGCGACCGGCGCCTGGATTGATGACACCATCAACCCGGTTGGTGAACCCACCGAAACAACCGTGGCGAATCACCCCGTGACCCGCTGGGTCGGAGCAGATGAACACATTTACTATGTGGCTGAATTCGAGCAGCCAGCCGTCGATATGAGCGACCGACCGGTCGAGCTGACCGAGCCGTCTGACACGATGACGTTAATCCTGTCCGGTTCGATGGACGAGGACGAACTGCGCCAATTGGCTGCTGAAGTCCTGAATCAATATCGCTAA
- a CDS encoding carbonic anhydrase, whose protein sequence is MPTSLTPQQAWEQLKAGNQRFVDGTVDHPHQDAGWRAALAESQSPHAVIFGCSDSRLAAEIIFDVGLGDVFVIRTAGQVIDDAVLGSLQFAIEEIQVPLIIILGHDNCGAVTAACEAMDTAKMPKSFMRSLVERIMPSVMAARAKGINDVNGTVKEHTDQMVHRVVDTSYAVSKAVNEGRTAVMGVTYSLSDGSVQVGDTVGPVKPPAQSTAPLPKHT, encoded by the coding sequence ATGCCGACATCTTTGACGCCTCAGCAGGCCTGGGAGCAACTCAAGGCCGGAAACCAGCGCTTTGTCGACGGCACAGTAGATCACCCGCACCAAGATGCCGGGTGGCGTGCCGCGCTGGCTGAATCTCAGAGCCCACACGCGGTGATCTTTGGTTGCTCTGACTCCCGACTAGCCGCCGAGATTATTTTCGACGTCGGCTTGGGCGATGTGTTTGTGATTCGCACCGCCGGCCAGGTTATCGACGATGCTGTGTTGGGCTCGTTACAATTTGCGATCGAAGAAATCCAAGTACCGCTGATTATCATCCTGGGCCACGACAACTGTGGTGCGGTCACCGCGGCATGCGAAGCGATGGATACCGCCAAGATGCCGAAGAGCTTTATGCGCTCGCTGGTCGAACGGATCATGCCCTCCGTCATGGCTGCCCGGGCGAAGGGCATCAACGACGTCAACGGCACGGTTAAAGAACACACCGATCAGATGGTCCACCGGGTTGTCGACACCTCTTATGCGGTCTCGAAAGCCGTCAATGAAGGTCGCACCGCGGTCATGGGAGTAACATATTCCCTGTCCGACGGATCGGTACAGGTCGGTGACACGGTAGGCCCGGTCAAACCCCCTGCCCAGAGCACAGCGCCACTGCCGAAACACACGTAA
- a CDS encoding class II fumarate hydratase — MTTKSDDQQFRIEHDTMGEVRVPVDALYSAQTQRAVENFPISGQGLEPSHIHALGLVKKACAVANNELGVITDEQAEAIKAAADEIIAGKHDDQFPIDVFQTGSGTSSNMNTNEVIANLANQSLQAKGSDATVHPNDHVNASQSSNDVFPTSVHVAVTNALINNLKPALAHLAESLERKAEEFADVVKAGRTHLMDATPVTMGQEFGGYAAQVRYGIERIDASLPRVAEVPLGGTAVGTGINTPLGFSERVIEVLAQESGLPITEARNHFEAQANRDGLVEASGQLRNIAYSLLKINNDLRWMGSGPNTGLGELYIPDLQPGSSIMPGKVNPVIVEAVSMVCAQVIGNDTTISLSSTNGAFELNVGIPVMASNLLESIRLLANSSHVMADKMIDGLKANVERAAFLAGASPSIVTPLNKLIGYEAAAEIAKHSVAEKITVREATIALGYVERGELTEAQLDEALDPMSMTRPS; from the coding sequence ATGACAACGAAGTCTGATGATCAACAATTCCGTATCGAACACGACACCATGGGAGAGGTGCGGGTTCCAGTCGATGCGCTGTACTCCGCCCAAACTCAACGTGCCGTAGAAAACTTCCCAATTTCCGGCCAGGGGCTTGAACCCTCCCACATCCATGCGCTGGGGCTGGTGAAAAAAGCTTGTGCGGTCGCCAATAACGAACTCGGTGTGATCACCGACGAACAGGCCGAAGCTATCAAAGCCGCAGCCGACGAAATCATTGCCGGCAAACACGATGACCAGTTCCCTATTGATGTGTTCCAGACCGGTTCCGGTACCTCATCCAATATGAACACCAACGAGGTCATTGCCAATCTGGCCAACCAGTCGTTGCAGGCCAAGGGTTCGGATGCAACGGTGCACCCGAACGACCACGTCAACGCCTCGCAGTCTTCAAACGATGTGTTCCCGACCTCGGTGCACGTTGCAGTCACCAACGCGCTGATCAATAACCTCAAACCTGCATTGGCTCACCTGGCCGAGTCGCTCGAACGTAAGGCCGAAGAATTTGCCGACGTCGTCAAAGCCGGCCGTACCCACCTCATGGATGCCACCCCGGTCACCATGGGTCAGGAATTTGGGGGCTACGCCGCCCAGGTTCGCTACGGCATCGAGCGCATCGACGCCTCACTGCCCCGCGTAGCCGAGGTCCCACTGGGTGGTACCGCAGTCGGTACCGGCATCAACACCCCGTTAGGCTTTTCTGAGCGTGTGATTGAGGTTCTGGCCCAAGAGTCCGGGCTACCGATCACCGAAGCCCGTAACCATTTCGAGGCTCAAGCCAACCGTGATGGTCTGGTCGAAGCCTCCGGCCAGTTGCGCAACATCGCCTACTCGCTGCTGAAGATCAACAATGACCTGCGTTGGATGGGTTCGGGCCCGAACACTGGTCTGGGCGAACTCTACATTCCTGACCTGCAGCCAGGTTCGTCGATCATGCCCGGCAAGGTCAACCCGGTCATCGTTGAAGCCGTCTCGATGGTGTGTGCACAGGTCATCGGCAACGACACGACGATTTCGTTGTCTTCAACCAATGGTGCTTTCGAGCTCAACGTTGGTATTCCTGTCATGGCCTCGAACCTGCTGGAGTCGATCCGGTTGCTGGCCAACTCGTCGCACGTGATGGCCGATAAGATGATCGACGGCCTGAAAGCCAACGTCGAACGCGCCGCATTCCTTGCCGGTGCTTCCCCGTCGATTGTGACCCCGCTGAATAAGCTCATCGGCTACGAAGCAGCCGCCGAAATCGCTAAGCACTCCGTCGCCGAAAAAATCACGGTTCGTGAAGCGACCATTGCGCTGGGTTACGTCGAGCGCGGTGAACTGACCGAAGCACAGCTGGACGAAGCACTTGACCCGATGTCGATGACTCGCCCAAGCTAA
- a CDS encoding FAD-binding oxidoreductase, whose product MAQAYTDNRPQLQELIESLGESKVVTNPATIDNYRWDRANDPGAGIPIAVVRATSSDDVQTTIRFASSRSIPVVARGAGSGLSGGSSAVDGGIILSMENMRDIEINPLTRTAVVQPGAFNAEVKAAAAEHGLWYPPDPSSFEFCSIGGNIATNAGGLCCVKYGVTADYVLGMKVVLADGREVVLGGPRLKDVAGLNLTQLFVGSEGTLGVITEVTLRLVPAQRPPTTLVATFSSLDDSTAAVLGIASTMRPSMLEFMDHPTINAVEDATGMGLDRDAAAMLIIQSDEPAEYAAKEIEHIEALCNQHNATDIFATSDREEAEAVIAARRMAIPAVEQQGTVLLEDVGVPLPRLGDLVRGMEHIAQDRDVMIAVIAHAGDGNTHPLLVFDPMNEDQKRRAHIAYGEVMDLAVRLGGTITGEHGVGRLKRPWLVDSIGEDALELNYRIKKALDPQNIFNPGAVFDPAAIAQQDPAQSAGTP is encoded by the coding sequence TTGGCACAGGCATACACGGATAACAGACCGCAGTTGCAAGAACTTATAGAGTCATTAGGCGAAAGCAAAGTCGTCACAAACCCTGCCACAATTGACAACTATCGCTGGGATCGCGCTAACGACCCTGGCGCAGGCATCCCTATCGCCGTGGTGCGGGCCACGAGCTCTGATGATGTCCAGACGACAATCCGTTTCGCCTCTTCTCGTAGCATTCCGGTAGTAGCCCGCGGCGCAGGTTCAGGCCTGTCCGGGGGAAGCTCCGCAGTCGATGGTGGCATCATCCTCTCCATGGAGAACATGCGCGATATTGAAATCAATCCGCTCACCCGTACTGCTGTGGTGCAGCCGGGCGCGTTCAATGCAGAAGTAAAGGCTGCCGCAGCGGAACACGGATTGTGGTACCCGCCTGACCCGTCATCATTTGAGTTCTGTTCCATCGGCGGCAATATCGCTACCAATGCCGGAGGACTATGCTGCGTCAAATATGGCGTGACCGCTGACTACGTTCTCGGCATGAAAGTAGTGCTCGCCGATGGTCGGGAAGTGGTGCTGGGAGGACCCCGGCTGAAGGACGTGGCCGGGTTAAATCTGACCCAGCTGTTTGTTGGCAGCGAAGGAACGTTGGGGGTCATTACCGAAGTCACTCTTCGATTGGTCCCCGCGCAGCGTCCGCCGACTACGCTGGTGGCCACGTTTTCCAGCCTCGATGACTCGACCGCAGCGGTCCTTGGGATCGCCTCCACGATGCGTCCCTCAATGCTGGAATTTATGGATCATCCCACAATCAATGCCGTCGAAGATGCTACCGGGATGGGGTTAGATCGGGACGCCGCGGCGATGTTGATTATTCAGTCTGATGAGCCTGCCGAATATGCTGCCAAAGAGATAGAACACATTGAAGCGCTGTGCAACCAGCACAATGCCACCGATATTTTCGCTACCTCTGACCGTGAAGAAGCCGAAGCCGTGATTGCGGCCCGCCGAATGGCCATTCCGGCAGTAGAACAGCAGGGCACGGTGCTGCTTGAGGATGTCGGCGTTCCGCTGCCCCGTCTCGGTGACCTGGTTCGGGGGATGGAGCACATCGCTCAAGACCGGGATGTCATGATCGCTGTCATTGCCCACGCCGGCGATGGCAACACTCATCCGCTACTGGTTTTTGATCCGATGAATGAGGATCAAAAGCGTAGGGCACACATTGCCTACGGTGAGGTGATGGACTTAGCTGTCCGACTGGGCGGAACCATTACAGGTGAACACGGGGTGGGACGCCTGAAACGCCCGTGGTTGGTGGACTCCATCGGGGAGGACGCTTTGGAGCTCAACTATCGAATCAAGAAGGCTCTTGATCCGCAAAACATTTTCAATCCGGGTGCTGTCTTTGATCCGGCAGCGATTGCTCAGCAAGACCCGGCCCAGTCTGCGGGGACTCCGTAG